Genomic segment of Populus nigra chromosome 6, ddPopNigr1.1, whole genome shotgun sequence:
tcaaaatgatttttatactaTTTCCAAAAACCTGGTTTTCACTTCAGGATTTAGATGTCAACAGATCTGGTAGTTTATAACTTGGTTTGATATGAGCGTTCGAGACGAGTTGGATTTTTTTctgtcttttatatatttatgtgtTGTAAAGTTATCATgcatgataaaatataattatgcaatggtcaatctctctctctcttttttttttttcccttcatttatTTAATGTAACTTTTTAATTATGGCTCTTAGATGTAATATATAAGTAATGATTGGTAATTTGATAAACGTTGTAATTTCTCAGGGAAGTGACAGATAATGTAAATTACTCTCTTTAATTACTCCAACAAATGCCTGGAACTTTCTCCTCTTTGTTTCTGTTCTTCCCATTTATAAAGCTAAcaatcactctctctctctgtatttttatttttagctacTGCTGTAGCAAATGGTCTCCAAGCTTGGAAGCTGTTACAAGATCTGACAAATCACATTGATCTTGTTTTAACTGAGGTGGCTATGCCCTGTTTATCAGGCATTGGCCTTTTAAGCAACATTATGAGCCACAAAACTTGCAGGAATATTCCTGTAATTAGTGAGTGTGCTTCTactattttgttcttttgaaaCTGACACTGTTTTACGACTTTCAACTTAACAAATTGATGCTTTTAACTGTTACACCTGTTGACCTTCTGTGCAGTGATGTCATCTCATGATTCCATGAATGTAGTCTTTAGGTGTTTGTCAAAGGGTGCAGTTGACTTTTTAGTGAAGCCTATTCGAAAAAATGAGCTTAAAATCCTTTGGCAACATGTTTGGAGGAGGTGCCACAGCGTGAGTTGCTAACTTATGCCATTTTGTGTAACAAACAATAACTTGGACCAATTTTTGGACCTCAACTTCAGGTCTgccatatatatttatatatatagatgcatTTGCATGTCAATTGTTGAGAAATTCAAGCTTGAAAGGAAGATGTCAATTTTGCTTGGAGCACCACCATGGATTCAAATTTCAACTATTTACATCGTGGAAGCTTTGTATGAATTTTTGTTGGCTTTTTCTGTCTTCAccatatttaccactccggtgATATAGGATCACAGAAAATTGCAAAGTTTTGAAAttctgttttgctttttttattcatcattcATCAGGCTAGTGGTAGCGGGAGTGAGAGTGCTGTACGGACTCAAAAATCCTCGAAGTCAAAAGGTGCTGATGAGTCCGATAATGATACTGACAGCAATGATGACGATACTGACAGCAATGATGACGATGACATTGGAAGCATTGGTTTGAATGCAAGGGATGGAAGTGACAACGGAAGTGGTAcccaggtatttttttttatataatcaagcTTATACTTTGATATTtatgaagggaaaaaagaagagtacATGGATAGTAATAGAGTAGTGGGTACTAATGGTATTCCTTGTACTTTGGGGACCACAATTTTTTTATGCCAGTTAAAAATGGGAATTAATAATTAGAAACTATTAAAGATCCCACTCCAAATCCACCTGTCAGCGATTATATATTGGAATACCTTACCTAGCCATATTCAATACTTTTATTTGAAATCAAGCAAGAGTTAGaatattcaagtaaaaaatttgCCTCCTGTCTTGTGCTGAAGAACTTCAGCATTTTCAGTCTTTCCATAATCAAACTTCAGTGACCCTAGAATTGAGGTGCAATATATACAAGTACAAGCTGGGCTTATGATCTTTCCCCAGTGTCTTGTTATCATGTTAATATCTCAGCATTTTGCAACTAACTAAGGGGACAGCCCATAAACTAATGTACAGGGATTAAGATGGTGGGATTGGAAAAGTACATGATGGTGTTATTTGTCAGCATAAGCACTAGATAaatagttaaacaaaaaaaccatagatAAAACAGGATGGCCAAAAAGATTCCATATAGCGAGCACAATTTCATCAAAGACTTCATGATTCTGTATCTTTCCTGTGTTTTTCAGTGGGTTTGTTAATGTGCATGTGTGCACACGAGCATCTGTTTTATGTGTGTATAGACAGATAATGTATGGAAAGGTACTTTTTGCTAGGAAAGGTACCTTAACATATTAATGTTAACACATGGCAGATTTCTAACAGAATGCCGCATCCTGTAACAAAGATTCCATATTAACTCTGTCTTTGCAGAGTTGCTGGACAAAGAGGGCTGTTGAAGTTGACAGTCCCAAACCAATGTTACCGTGGGACCAATTAGCTGATCCTCCTGATAGCACATTCGCCCAGGTTATTCACTCAAGGCCTGAGGCATGTGACAACTGGGTGCCCCTGGCTACAATGAAGAAGTTTGGAAAGCAGGATGATGAACTTGGTATGTATGGCTCTGTATGCAGTGATTGTTTTTGAACTTTCACTCTCTGATACCCCCTATCTCCCTCCTTTTCTTGACCTTTGGTTGAAATTATACTGCATTGAATTCGTAGATAACATTGTTTTGGGCAAGGACTTGGAGATAGGAGTACCTAGAATTCCAAATTTGCAGCATAATGATCTAAGCAAAGAGGTACTGACCAACATAGCAGGGAATAATGGAGAGAAATTTCGTGAAATAAAATCAGAACAGGACAGTGGGCATTTAGAGAAAGGACAACTGGAGCTCAACAGTGAAAAACACAATACAGAATTGAGAAACCAAGGCAATGATCTCAAGGGTGTCGTCACAAACATTACTAATCCTCGGATTGAAAGTGAAGTCGTAGACATCCCTAACAGTCTCTCTTCTAACAAAAAGAATGAGGTCATCTATGAGACCAATGAGATGCCTTCTCTTGAACTGGTTTTGAAAAGGCTGAGAGATACTGGAGATGCTTGGGCCAGTGCCAATGACCGAAATGTGTTGAGGCATTCAGACCTTTCAGCATTCTCAAGGTAGGATAATTTTGGATTGTGACCATATCCATTCTTTGGTCCTTCAATGGAGGTACATCTGAAAGTTGAATCTTCATTACTATGCAGGTATAATTCTGCTTCAATCACTGATCAGGCTCCAACAGGGAATATAGGTAGCTGTTCTCTGCTTGGCACTTGTTCAGAAGCAGCAAAAACAGAATCAATGCAATATCTTCAATCCAACTCAAATAGCACACCTCGTAATCTATGTTCTAATGGAAGTATTAACAACAATGATGTGGGCTCTACAACTAATAATGCTTTCGCCAAACCTTTGGTAATCAGAGACaagccaacaccaaaatctacaGTTAAATGCCTCCATCCTTCTTCTGCCTTCCAGCCAGTGCAGAATGACCATACACCTCTTCCTCAGCGTGTAATACAGGGTAAGGGTGATGCTCCAATCGCTAACACAATTTTGGCTCAATCAAGAGGCATGAACCAGCAAGGCCGAGTGCAACACCATCATCACTGTGTTCATAACATGCCCCTCACCATccgtaatgatttgtctttgaaAAATATGGCAGCTGCAGGTCCCCGGTGTGGGTCATCTAACGTGTTGAGCACACCCATGGAAGGAAATGCTGGTAATTACAGTATGAATGGGAGCAATGGCCAAAATGAGAGCTGCATTGCTTTGAATCCCAGAGGAATAAACTTTGAGAGCAATAGTGAGGCAGCTGGAAAAGACAAAAATCCTGGCACAGGTGATGAAAGTGGGAGCAGGAGCGGAGGCGGTCAAAATTGCTTTGCACTGAGAGAGGCTGCATTGAACAAATTCCGCCAGAAGAGGAAGGAGAGATGCTTTGAGAAGAAGGTAGAACTGAAATTGCAGCATAATTAGATACAAGCTTAGAActcatttattttctcttaaaggAACTTTTGGTGAAAAGAGTCCTAGCATGTAGATAATCTTAGTAAAAGATGGATAATTTGAACTTTGTGACATCCAAAGAGTAAAAACATCTCTCAATTATTTACTTATATGTGCATGGATAAACACCCAACACTAAGATCAATCACCAAGGACTTCTGACTTATCAAGCATCAGACATTTTCTTTACTAGTGTTAGCATTGAAAACATTAATTATCCCAACAGTCATCTAAGTAAATTTGTGAAACTAAGAATAAAGCATGTATTATGATGTTACCTGTTGTTTCTATATTGTAGTATTTAAAGTTTACCTTGTATTTACATAATCTTTTCTAGGTTCGATACCAGAGTAGGAAGAAGCTGGCAGAACACAGACCCCGTGTCCGAGGACAATTTGTGCGACAAGTACCATTTGAACATAAAGATGATGATGCACATAGCTAATCTGACCTGTTACCAGCTTGTGCCTTGGGAATTTTGTGCTTGAGATCGGTTGGATTATGCTTGGCAGGAAAAATTACAGAACCGCTGTTATCAAAGACAAATTATTAACTGTGTAAAGAGCTGTTCAGAAGGACATCTTGGACTATTCTATGATTGTGGACTAATATACATGTTAGTGCCACGGACTACTACAACTAGATAGAAGGTAACCCTTGACAGGGTAGCCTTCTCCAATAAATGAGCTGTTCAATCTGTGTTGTATTGTAATTTACAGGACTGCCTGAAACTTGAAAGGTTATCATTTGTTCTCCTTGTATGGATTCTGTTCTCTAATTATAACGCCTCTGTTCtcattttgtttcttctgtTATCATAAACAAGGAATCCAACGTGATGATTGCTCGGGGTCGGTAGACCATGAATGTTTGAAAAGGCCCCGTAATCAAATTATCCGGTGACTCCTGGAACTGAATCATCGGCTACCCTAGCAAGGTGGTGAGTAGACCATTGCAAATGAGGCAAAAACTCGTGATGAATTGATGATACCGCAAAAGCACTccataaactatattttttaccgAGGATATTTTCCCTTGAGGCCTACACGTTATGTAAACCCATGAATTCATTAAGCAAGAATTCCAATACGGTTGTCAAACGTAGACAAGCTCAAGGCTATTAGTTCAACCTCCGAATCAAAGtttagttatataaaaaaaaaagcaaataaaaattcaaaggaaGAGATCTGACTTCTCTCTTTCGTTTTTCTGCCAGTTATCGTTGTCGAGTAAGGTTATTGCTGCAAGGTATCATAACAGTACTACTTTCAGGGCAAGTTCGAAGCCCCAGCGAGACATCTGCAGGAACATGTCAGTACATAATTTTGTTCTAACGATGATCAAGATAAGTTACGTAACACATATTTTTGCCTTTTCTAAAGTCCTTTTTTTTGGGAGCATGCATGAATCTATTCGTAGGGAGTGGCAAACTGATACTTCAGTTCTGACTTCTGAGATGAAGCTAAAAAACCACCGAACCTGTACACCATAAGTATTCCCAATTCTATTTGTTTTGAGCTGGGTTTTGAAATGCTCATCAAACAAGACGAAAAACGATGGTTGCAAATTGACGCTGAAGATAAATCAGGAAATTCtattcaggaaaaaaaaggaaatctcttttcattctttttggAAGATCACATCTTTCTTGTAATTTTCATCACTGGACACATGCCTCCTCTCCACATGAAAAAATATGCAGCCTCTTTGCACACTTCCGATAACTAGAAATCTTTGCTCCCTTCGCAAAAGGCAAGTGTCGATCCAAACACGGCGAGTTTGGCTCAAACCGGGATGGAAGTAGTCAACACTATTTTCCTTGGCCATGAAGTGGAAATTGCTTATCTTGTTCTTCGAGCCCCCCCTCGCATTGCATATTCCCCTGTTCAAAACTGTCAACTgcagcaaaataaaattatgataaaatttgTGAAACGGGAGCAATTAGTCACAGCATCAGATTTAAGCTTTTAGCTTGCAGTCTCAAGACCATTATGTCTAAGCAAAGGAGAAGTTTTCAGTTTGAGATGATGCTACCCAGTTCCATGACCGTTAGAAGGAGGAgctctttgcaattttattggTGGAACTAACAAGCCCTTCTTTTCTCTGTGTtgcagctattttttttttatgtgcccAAATTAGAGCCATGAGCCATTTGGCACCAGCTGGCACTCTCATATTATCACTCTGGGTCcgttattttaaaagaaagtcaAAACTTTGAAAACGACAAAGCCCCCATGCCCCCTcccaatttaaataaatgaCACTTTCTTTTCTGCCGTTTGATCGATCATCATGCCATCATCTCAGAACAATCAgttttacaaaaacaatatcaattttcttaacGGTATTAAAATTCAACTTCTCGTTGATTGAGCCTAAACAAATCACTCGCATTGTatccctaataaaaaaaaaagtgatttcttctTAGATTTCTACTAAAAAATTGTAACTTGAAATACATGAAAAGTCTCAtggtatttaaattataatcactaaatatttataaatacaaagaggagagaaaaaaatcatattcaatctcgtaaaaaaaattcctttttattattttctctattttattaaaaagtattataaatattcaataattacAATATTCACAGTAAAATTCATGGGAATACACGTCCATTAAAGTTGACAAGAGAATCAACTTTAAGATAGTTATTTGATTTGACAAATCGGTCAAAGATTATCTGTCTGAAATGGAGGCTCACTTTTGATGTTGTATAATACGATGAAGTACAGCATTTATTGTTTACGTTTTCCATAAACTTAGATACTGTTTAGTTTAATACTGTggtatcaattatttttaaaaatattttttatattaaaccaataaaaaaatatagaaaaaataattttaaaaaacatgctcAGCTGCTGAAACAAACGGGATCCTAGTGtggaaaaataatgtaaatagtTAAACAAACTAGTTATTTATCAAATatctgtatgtttttttttttttttccagccgGGCAAgttcattaatttaatgaaaaatcctCCCTTAAAACACGGTTTGCAAAAGTAGCTTTTTCAAACCCTCGATTCTGCCGCCAAAATGCCAATGGCAAGGATGTTTCAAAAAACCACGCTGTTATTTTCCACCTGGAAACATGCTGGGTGGAGTAGAGCAGGTGAAGtggagtttttttgttttttcaaaggaGATCCCTGAATCCAAGAAGAAAAGACAAGAGAGGAGATGGATATAGAGAGGTCATagatatgttgattttaaaaagtattttttattttaaattatctttttattttgatcaaaattataaaaaaaatattaatgtttttaaaaaacataaaaaaaataaaattcacctTACCTTTACACAGGTCACCAGTGTTATCAAAAttagttgattttggtttttttattttttttttttgtagaaactaCCAGTTTTACttggttgaaaaaatataaattaattttaaaaggtgTAATTCAATTAgttatgttttaagtttgtTCCCTACAAGTCACCGGTTCGAGTCTTACAAACTTTAAGATCGCTAAAGAATTacattgttattaattttatgaccCATatgattagtcgagatacatgAAAGCTGGTCCGAACAcgtacattaataataataataataaataatttggtCAAGAGTTTTGTGAATCCATGCCCTGATTGATAGGGGCATCCTTGTCTTTCGGTAGAGATTGGTTTCCTTTTGGCAAGGATTAGATATGcccggggaaaaaaaaaagagagtaatttAGCTCACAGCgatgaagaaaaaactaaaaaggggCAAAGAACGGGGTTTGCGCTGGGAGAAGTATGCTATAGAGATTTATAACTTGGTCCAAACAAGTCAAAGGATGATCTTCTAGTGTTATGAGCATCGAGAAGGCAAATGATAATGTTGAATCCTTGAGGTGTTTGCTCATGTCATGAGTATTTTTGCCTTTtgcatcattattttttcatttcagattttaaaataattgcatTTTATTGGTTACTTGATCTGACAAgttatttcaaatttgaaaatttatgatgATGAGTGAGTCAATAATTGcatcttttcaatttctttttaaacctgttttttttttttaaagaattataaatagaagagaaaaattataagttaggataattttttcactttcgatgaatcatgaattttattatttctcttatttataagtatctttttatttaaaaacaagccTAGAAATAACCAATAGTGTATCATTAATTATTCCCTTGATgaccataaaaaatttcaacttcCTATAccagtttaataaatttagaaaaaagtaataaattattaactcttaaaatttgaattcaaagggaaaaaaaattaaagaaagaaaaggaaacaaacacATGGCGACAACGATAAGTCTCTCTCAGATCCTAGCTCATAGTTGTCTTGCTATGTTGCCTGCCCTTGGAATTAATTCCATATGAAGAGTTGGGTACTGTACTCTATCTGCACGACACCGTTTAAAGGGAAAGTATTCCTCGCTCGATTTATCAATCACATGGCGACAACGCACTGAAATCATTGGGTTAGGTGTACAACGTTGGAATTATCGCAGTTATGGAagcttgagttttgttttaaacACCAACAACATGTGACCCGGTTGTGTGGTTTTCTCACAGGGggtgagaattaaaaaaaaaagaaaaataaaaaaagaataaaggatGAGCATTCCACCGTGCAGCTTGGTATTGGAAATGAGTAAAATTACATCCATGCCCGCCCAAGTAGTTAACAGTACGTTTACAAGCCAAtagtaatttagtttttttcaataaaaacatgGAAATTCAAAATCCTGAAAAGCTGTTATGGAAACAAATCACACTAACCGACGTGACgactattattttataatttattaaacatcTAATATTCTTGAAACCTCCACGTAACCACCTTTCACCTGTCATTAACATATCAGTTTATACGAATCTTTAATATAACTTtattgtatataaataattttccatgtctaattttaaaatatcatgtatTTATGATACAGCCATCAATACTACACATCCCTATAGCACCCATGATAGTCAAtttcctcaatttaaaaaaattatgtaaaatgaGCAATCATTTGATAAATCAGTCTACGTGAAGGaaaatacttatatatatatatatatatatattattacaatttaaaattattttatttagtttttcagaaaaaaattatacattttaaCGAATAcagtaattaagatttcatgTTGTGGTGAAAAcaaattgttatatatatatatatttacaaacatATTTCATGCAGAGTATTATACAATATATCTAAAGCACCTGTactaattaaaatctaaaattgaaaTCCAGTAAAATCTCCGTGATCTGAAAACAAGACCCTCGAGAAGCATGGGAATGAACTGAGACTTGTCAACAAAGGGAATTTGAGAGAATATAGAAAGTTTGAGTTACCATTCATAAATTGGCAAGACAGAAGGACGCAGCTGCAAAAAGACACGGGAATGAAATGATATATACCAGAATAACCCTCTCTCTGAACTGAAGACATAAGCACACTCTCTCTCTATCCCAAGCGGTGTTTGGTCTGCTTCcgccccccctctctctctgcGAGGTAATACTCGTTGcagtgagagagaaagagggactAAAATGGGTTGCTTTTCTTGTGCTGGAAAGTCCAGAAAAAATGCCAGTAACAAGAAGCCTGATGATCAGATCCCATCATCTTCAGGTATTTCAATGAAAGTCACCATAAAGCTTgaaagtttagatttttttttttttgtcatatgcCCAGTATCAAGTTAATATTTCTTGGACTGATTGTCATGCATTTTGTTGCCatgaaaaatgatttgaatTGATTAATGGTACGCCGTTTGCATAATTGTGTGAAGCAATCTTTTACGGGTTTGGAATATGTATTGATCTGGATTGGTCACGGAGGATAAGATTTGAGATTGATGTTTCTCTGTGGCACATGTTTAGCTCTTGTTTAGACTAATGTGGTTTATTTCGAAGCCTAATCGAATGATAATGACTTTGTGGGCATGACGAGTTTCCATAATTACAAGTAGTGTAAACCAGCTTAAAATGATTGTTAGTACTACCGGGATCGATTCAGCAACGATTTACCTTAAACAGTTGCTCGTAGCGTCAAATTCAAGAAATCAGGTAATTAATGAAGCTGAATTTTATTAATACCTCTTGCCTTTGCCACTTTGATTGTaaattatgtattaattaaagTTTTGTTGGATTTGTAATTTTCCGAGTTGGTTCAATCActtatccatgtttttttttatattttgaaatcctCATTTTTAAGAAGTTAATCACACTTTTGTTCCATGCTAATTGTAAAAGGTAGGTTAATTAACATTACAGTGGTTGTACAGGTGtatacttcttttttctttttcttttttattcctgCATGCTTGAATAAAAGGCAAGTCATCTAAATGTCGAGGTCAAATTTCCTTAAAAGAATTCGTCAGCATCCACTTAGTTCAGAAACTGTTTACAGTTCCGTTATAGTTGGATAACTGGTGTTGCATACGGAAGCAATGCGCAATACTTGTAATGGAGCTCGATCGTTTTCTTGTCTTGTATGACTGGGAAAATCCAAGCTCAGATCCTTCTTGAATGCCTGTTTTCTCTTTTGcgattcttcattttctttctaaactCTTAATGACGCGATGAAATGTTATCAATTGTCAAGAATCCTTTATGTTTGCTGATGTAATAGTATGTACCATATCTTGCTCTtctacattcaataaaaaaaaaatcatattgattGCATTCCAGATAAAACAAAGTCAAATATGGCACTGGATGTGAAGGAGGCTTCTAAGGATGGAGGCTCTGAATACATTGCAGCACATACATTCACATTTCGTGAACTGGCAAATGCAACAAAGAACTTCAGGGCAGATTGTCTTTTGGGTGAAGGAGGTTTTGGCAGAGTATATAAAGGGAGATTGGAGAGTACCAATCAGGTTGGTTGAACTTATTGGATTCTAGCAGTCATGAAAATTTTTCCAGTTCTGCCAAAACCAGTGTTATTTTATAGAAAGTTCCTCAGcacatgttttaaaaacaatagtAGTAGTAGACAAAAGGCATTGAGAGTGCATtttaagcaatgaaaaaaaaaatactaagggcaaagaacaaaaaaggagAAACAAGCACTGATACTGCTTAGAAGAGAAAGCAAACCATACCTGGCCAAGACTGAAGTTGCAGCTTCACATGTTATTTTGAACTGCCTTGCATCTCATGCCATGATCATTGTTGCCTGGAACGAAAAACAGTTCTGCCTTGTCGCTACTTTGTTCATGCCATGATGGTCACCTTACCCCACCAGTGTCCTGCCTCACTATCACTTTGCCTGTATTATGATCAATCTCTAGCCACTGTTGTCACCACCATCAGAACTCAAGTACCAGAACCTCACATTACAACCATTCCACAGGGCCCTCAATCACCCAGCAAATCCCCACATGTTCATCTATGTCCGCTTCCACCTCGCCACTGGATCTTGAAAGTCAAAACCTACAGCAGAATCTCTGCTGCCCCTTCCACTAATCTAGGAGATCATTGTTGCAAGCTTATTAAAGGCATTCTAGGTAGCATGCATTGCTTCTTAATGTATACTTGATCTCTACTGGTGGCTgcttttttatccaaaacattTATCTATAATGTAAAGCAAACAGGAAGGTAACTGGAAATAAAAGCAACATCTAcagacaagtttttctttgtAGTCTTCATTATTTTGGAAGGCATAAAAGTGCCCAAAGAAATATGGGAATTATAAGGTGCATGTTTCACCAAAAGTGAAAGTTTGTGAAGAACTCCCTGCAAAAGCAGTGTGCTTTTAACTGGAgtaaaagttaaatatatttattttctgctGTGTTTGTTCTTTGATACCTCTTTTCTGCTGTGTTTGTTCTTTGTTTAGCTCAAAATAATCTCTTAATTGTTAGCATTTAATCTCTTTTTAATGCATTCAGTTTTGACCGTTTGCAACAGGTTTGTGGTAAGACCTTAACCATGTCCTTTGGATTGTGTAGGTTGTAGCTATCAAGCAACTTGATCGTAATGGGCTGCAAGGGAATAGAGAGTTCCTTGTTGAAGTATTGATGTTGAGCCTACTCCACCATCCGAATCTCGTTAACTTGATTGGCTATTGTGCTGATGGAGATCAGAGACTTTTGGTTTATGAATACATGCCATTAGGATCCCTGGAAGACCATCTACATGGTATGGTACCAAATCTTTGATTTCTAGATAATTAGGCCGCAaaaaagtttagggttttttttttgtccattaCATTTAAACAAGTCGAATGAGATTGATGGCAGGTGAGGTGCAGAAACTACATGGTTGCAGCGAAGATATCTGTTCTAGATTCACATTTCTTGTTTAATCACTGCAGTGGCTTGATAAAGATTTCATGTAGCAAAGCTTCAGCAATTTTCCTTCTTATATGCTTATATTTCAGACCTGCCACCTGATAAAAAACGACTTGACTGGAATACAAGAATGAAAGTAGCTGCTGGTGCTGCGAAAGGCTTGGAGTATTTGCATGACAGTGCTAACCCCCCTGTTATATACCGTGATTTGAAATGCTCAAACATTTTACTTGGTGAAGGTTATCATCCCAAACTATCTGATTTTGGCCTGGCGAAATTGGGTCCTGTTGGTGACGAGACACATGTATCCACCAGAGTGATGGGAACCTATGGATATTGTGCACCTGAATATGCAATGACAGGTCAGCTTACTCTgaaatcagatgtttatagcTTTGGTGTTGTTCTCCTTGAGATTATTACTGGGAGGAAAGCTATTGATAATTCAAGAGCCGCTGGGGAGCATAACTTGGTTGCATGGGTAAGAAAGCTATCCATGTCCTCCTGCACTGATATTCTCATCCTTCCTGTATAGATGCCTCACTTAAATAAATACGTGCTGCAGCAACCATGAATCCATGTACCTttggtcttcttcttcttctccttcttattattattttattttattttggttttttgagtCCAGGATTATGTGACGAGAACTGCTGCCGAATGCCGATCCTTAGGCTTAGGGCCTAAACCATACCCATACCCATACCCAAAACCAATACTTATACCCCTATTTTATCCCTTATCCATAAGTAAGAAATTTGAATATCTATACTCTATGATATCCATTCCAATATTCCTTACCCAAATACTATGTATTactcaacataaaataaaaaataatatatacttaTAGCAATGGGGAtctaataaatattatacatgTGTATAATGTTAATATTGGGGTATGTGTATATTATACTGAATTGAAAAACcataattattttacattatatatttattttgggtTGGGTTTGATAATATCTATAACCTATCCTTTATCCATTTGGAAAGAATTTTAGATATCCATGTCTGATTCAAAATAGCAACTATCCATAAAACTTCTACCCATTTAGATGGGTGGATATCCATCGAATTTGGATGAAATTGTTATCCCTAGGATCCATCCGCTTCACACAATAAACTTAGTCAGTGTTTCATATTTAGCTAGTCAGTATTATTTCTGCATTTCAGATTTGCTATGCTGTTGCTGTCACACCAGCTAGTTAGGAACTGATCACCAAGAATACAAGTTCTTGTCATGAAGCTACTTAAGTGTATCCATCTAATTCATCCCGTGTTGCAGGCACGACCGTTATTTAAAGATCGGAGAAAATTTGCGCAGATGGCTGACCCATTACTCCAAGGCCACTATCC
This window contains:
- the LOC133697818 gene encoding probable serine/threonine-protein kinase PBL7 isoform X1 → MGCFSCAGKSRKNASNKKPDDQIPSSSDKTKSNMALDVKEASKDGGSEYIAAHTFTFRELANATKNFRADCLLGEGGFGRVYKGRLESTNQVVAIKQLDRNGLQGNREFLVEVLMLSLLHHPNLVNLIGYCADGDQRLLVYEYMPLGSLEDHLHDLPPDKKRLDWNTRMKVAAGAAKGLEYLHDSANPPVIYRDLKCSNILLGEGYHPKLSDFGLAKLGPVGDETHVSTRVMGTYGYCAPEYAMTGQLTLKSDVYSFGVVLLEIITGRKAIDNSRAAGEHNLVAWARPLFKDRRKFAQMADPLLQGHYPMRGLYQALAVAAMCVQEQPNMRPIIADVVTALSYLASQKYDPETQPVQGSRTGPSTPGTRREQ
- the LOC133697818 gene encoding probable serine/threonine-protein kinase PBL7 isoform X2; translated protein: MALDVKEASKDGGSEYIAAHTFTFRELANATKNFRADCLLGEGGFGRVYKGRLESTNQVVAIKQLDRNGLQGNREFLVEVLMLSLLHHPNLVNLIGYCADGDQRLLVYEYMPLGSLEDHLHDLPPDKKRLDWNTRMKVAAGAAKGLEYLHDSANPPVIYRDLKCSNILLGEGYHPKLSDFGLAKLGPVGDETHVSTRVMGTYGYCAPEYAMTGQLTLKSDVYSFGVVLLEIITGRKAIDNSRAAGEHNLVAWARPLFKDRRKFAQMADPLLQGHYPMRGLYQALAVAAMCVQEQPNMRPIIADVVTALSYLASQKYDPETQPVQGSRTGPSTPGTRREQ